GTGGCCGTCTTCCGAAAAGAACACCGCGACCGGTACGCGATTCCCGCCGTTAATCTGGAGCGCGGCTTGGACGTCGGCGTGTTCGTCGCGGTCGAGGTACCGCGTTACCACAACGGGAGCGACTTCCGCGATACGCTCGAAAATGGGACATTGTGACGAACAATCCCCGCACCACGCCCCGGCGAGCACGAGCACGTTCGTGCGCCGCGTGAACGTGCGGAGCAGCTTCTGCTGGTCGTCGGTGAGCGTGGTTTGCGCGGTCGCGGACTGCCACCGTGCGCGGTGGGCGTCGCTGCCGTATTTCGCGAGGAACTCCGCGAGCGGTAACCCGGCCTCGAACTTGGAAAAGAGGTTCATTGGTGCTCGTCCCGTCTCGGTTTCAAACAAGGCTATTGAGAGATACCGCCCCACTCGTCGTTGTCTTTTAGCAACTCCATTTTACGGCTATTTAGGGGCAGGTGATCCAGAGCGAACGTGGGCGCTACTCCTTCCCCAACACGAGACCCACAACCCAACACCCGCGCACGTGCGGCCCCGGTCCGCGGCAGTGATCGAGCACGTCGGCGCTGTCACACCCCGCGTCCTGGAGGGCGTCCGCCAGGATCGGCATCGCGCTGAAGTCACGGGAGTCGTACATCTGCGCCGCGAGGGTGACTGCCGTTGCGGTGCGCCACAAAGAGGAGAAGGCCACGGGGCGGAACGGGTTCCCGAAGATGTCGTGAAGTAAGTTGGATTGAACTTTTAGCTCAGATTGGTGGCCGTTATGCCAAGCCGCTTCGCTGTAGGGGTCCGTCACGAAGTCTGTGTTCGCGGCAGAAGCCGCATAGCCCACCGCATAGGCGGCGTCACTCGTCGCAGCGCGGGCCATGCGTGCGGTGTTGTGACTGCGGCTCACCGCTTTGACGACGGCTTGAGCTGCTACCGAGTTGGCCGTAACTCCACTCGCAGTTGCCTCTCTGTTCGCTGCCGACTGGCAAGCGACACCTCGACTTTCCTCCGAGACGGAACCATCGGCGTAGAGTTCTGCGACTTGCGCAGCCTCACGACTACGCTCATCCGAGAGTAGATGCCAGAGACGTCGGACGCATGCCACGGCAAGTAGCCGCAACTTTCGGTCGCTCACTTTACCCCGAACGACCTCAAGCATCGGTTCCGGATCGGTAGTCGCCAGCCATTCCGCTTCGGTCATCGGTCGCTCCCCAGAATCGCTCCCAACATGACCGGTCCCCGGCCACAGCGTTAGCCTCCGGGTCGGCTGTGGTGAGCGCTCTATCGCGATTGGCGGGTTTCCGTTTCAGCCTCTTCGATGCCGGTGCCTCCGAAATCACTCGTCGTCGTCTTTTAGCAGTTCCGGCTTCCCGAATTGGCTGAGATCCACGCTCCCGCGCAGTTCACTCTCGGCGAGCTTGATGCGCATTTCCA
This region of Gemmata massiliana genomic DNA includes:
- a CDS encoding thioredoxin family protein — encoded protein: MNLFSKFEAGLPLAEFLAKYGSDAHRARWQSATAQTTLTDDQQKLLRTFTRRTNVLVLAGAWCGDCSSQCPIFERIAEVAPVVVTRYLDRDEHADVQAALQINGGNRVPVAVFFSEDGHEVARYGERTLARYRQLVAQLTGEGCATGFVKGTDPVQQAAVQEWIDQFERVQWILRLSPRLRRLHGD